The sequence TTTTGGGACGATTGATGCCCTGGGGCATATCGAGGGCCCAAGACCCCTCAAATTCAAGGACAAGCTAGAGGTCTTAGAGAGAGTTATAGTGAATGCCTATAGCACTCTGTCCAGGCATCACGACGTCGACCTGATCGTGTTCTCCGACCACGGCATGACCGAGGTGAGGGGACAATGTGATCTATTGTCGAAGCTAAGGCCCTATAGGATGGGAAAGGATTACCTTCTATTTCTCGACAGCACGCTGGCACGCTTCTGGTTCTTCGATGCTAAAGCAAGAGAGGAAATTATTGCCATATTAAACAGCATGGAATGTGGACATGTGCTCGGCGAGGAGGAGATTGGAAGATATAAATTGAGGTTTAAGGACAACAGGTATGGGGAGCTCATCTTCGTGGCCGACCCGGGGATAGAATTCTATCCCAATTTCATGAAACCGCTTACCTTCCCCCTTATCGATCGTGAGACCAAGGGAATGCACGGCTATATTCCTGAAGAGCCCTCAACCCGGGGAATATTTATGTATCACGGCTCGAAAAAGCTGGAACTAAAGGACAAAATGTCGGTTACAGATATTCTAGATGTACTAAAACGCGTTCTCGAGGGATCGCATTAGGGTTTTTGCAGCCTCGGGCCTAACACTGCAACTGCCTTCGCCGCGACATTGGAGGCATAGTTCCCCACCTTCTCCTCTCCCCATCCCCGGCAAAGGCCATGGATAAAGGCTGCAGCATAGGCATCGCCAGCACCCGTAGTATCTACCACCTCTGTCGGATGAGCCTCGATAGTGTACACGCCTTTCCCGGTTATGATGCTGCTTCCTTCCTGACCCCTGGTTAAGACGATCGTCTCAAGACCCAGGGTTTGAAGAAATTTGGCCACCTCCAGCTCTACGACACTACCTATCAGGCTTTGCGCCTCTGCCCTGTTGAGAATGAGGATATCTACATATCGTCTTATGATCTCGGTATAGAACTCCCTAAACTTCGCTGCGAGGTTAGGTGCGCCTGGATTGAAAACCAGGCTCACTTCACCGCTAGAAACTTCTTGGATAACCCTTTGAATAGTCTTAGAGGTGATATCGTCTTGAAAGGAATAGCCTGAAAAGTAGAGAAAACGCGAGTTTCTTATAACGTCTTGATCCACGTCGCTGTAGCGCAGTTCCGCATTGGCGCCGCGGTCTGAGATGAAGGATCTCTCGCCATCGGGGCGCACCAGGGTGAACGCCAGCCCCGTTAAGTGGGTCTGGCTGAGGGAAACGTTCTTCATCACCCCGGTCTGCTCAAGCGTATCATGGAAAAGCTGGCCAAAGGGGTCGTCTCCCACCCGGCCGATGAAGGCTGCCTGGCCCCCGAGTTGAGAGATATTTATGGCCACATTTGCCGTGCCTCCGGCATACAGTGTGGCCTTGGTGTTCACCACACCGTCGAGAGTGATCTCGTCTATATCCTTCGATAGTGGCAGGATGACATCCACCATCGCATCCCCGAGCGCGGTGCAGTCAAGCTTTTCCATTTTCATATCTGGGTCTATCTTAGTCCCTTTCAGCCAAGACGACTACAGCCTTTTGAGGATTGGGTAAATGCATAAATGTTTCCATACAAAGATATGTAAAGCAACGTAAAGGTAAACGAGCCCATGCCGGCGATCCCGACATAGTCAGGGAGAATTATACCACTTTTTACATAATAAAATAGCTTCCTAGAAGCGTGGCAAGGGTTACGAAGCTACAGAGCGCGGCCAGCTCCTTGATCTTGCATTGCACTCGCAGTATGGTATAGCAAACACTGTTCATCCCCATAAATACGTTTGAAAAGCTTAAAAAGATTTGTATAAGATATTCATACGGGCAATTTTTAAAGGAATAGGTGATAACCGAGGATATCCTACTAAAAACGAATTCAATCAGCAAAGAAGGTAGATCAAAAAGGTATTTCCCCCCTCTCTTAATCATTATGAAGTTGAAATGCAGCCAGACATGTCAGCACACAGA is a genomic window of Dehalococcoidia bacterium containing:
- a CDS encoding alkaline phosphatase family protein, yielding MKTKLLIFLIDALGYDYLQEVSFLESFGAKFVPATSLLGYSSTIIPAIWSGRYPEETGVWTEFFYSPRQPYKLMKIFGRIPNKHIKILMKRAFLRFAQRRGHWVETLPGIPESVEHMFSRNPIQYWKFPPIELDHSFDELLEKRDIPYYFDFHKFEIDEGGILTNLEKLSDSKSVFIYYFGTIDALGHIEGPRPLKFKDKLEVLERVIVNAYSTLSRHHDVDLIVFSDHGMTEVRGQCDLLSKLRPYRMGKDYLLFLDSTLARFWFFDAKAREEIIAILNSMECGHVLGEEEIGRYKLRFKDNRYGELIFVADPGIEFYPNFMKPLTFPLIDRETKGMHGYIPEEPSTRGIFMYHGSKKLELKDKMSVTDILDVLKRVLEGSH
- a CDS encoding sugar kinase produces the protein MKMEKLDCTALGDAMVDVILPLSKDIDEITLDGVVNTKATLYAGGTANVAINISQLGGQAAFIGRVGDDPFGQLFHDTLEQTGVMKNVSLSQTHLTGLAFTLVRPDGERSFISDRGANAELRYSDVDQDVIRNSRFLYFSGYSFQDDITSKTIQRVIQEVSSGEVSLVFNPGAPNLAAKFREFYTEIIRRYVDILILNRAEAQSLIGSVVELEVAKFLQTLGLETIVLTRGQEGSSIITGKGVYTIEAHPTEVVDTTGAGDAYAAAFIHGLCRGWGEEKVGNYASNVAAKAVAVLGPRLQKP